A stretch of DNA from Bacillus sp. Marseille-Q1617:
ATCATCGGAGTTGGAATTGCACTCGGATTATATTTAGCGATATCGGAAAGCAAGCGTCTCGGGCTTCACCCCGATACGTTTGTCGATTTACTCGTTTGGGCGATCCCGATCGCCATCCTTTCGGCAAGGGCGTACTACGTTATATTCGAATGGGATTACTACTCCCAGAACCCGGGAGATATCATCAAAGTGTGGAATGGCGGTATCGCGATTCATGGAGCATTGATCGGATCCGTGATCACCGCGCTTGTTTTTGCCAAAATTAAAGGAATTTCCTTCTGGAAGCTTGCTGACATTGCGGCACCGAGCATCATCCTTGGCCAGGCGATCGGCCGCTGGGGGAACTTCATGAACCAGGAAGCCCACGGGGGAGAAGTGACGCGTGCCTTCTTGGAAAATCTTTATCTTCCGCAGTTCATCATTGATCAAATGTACATAAATGGGACTTATTATCACCCTACGTTCCTGTATGAATCACTGTGGAATTTCGCGGGTTTTGTACTTCTCCTCGTCTTAAGAAGAAAAGTGAACCTGCGCCGCGGGGAATTGTTCCTTTCCTATGTGATCTGGTATTCGATCGGCCGTTTCTTCGTGGAAGGAATGAGGACGGACAGCCTGATGCTGACGGAATTCTTACGGATTGCACAAGTCATCTCGCTTGTTCTGATCGTGGTGGCGGCTGCGCTTATCATTTATAGAAGAAAGTCTGGTATGGCACGGCATGCCTATAGCGACAAAAGCAATGAAGAAGTGAATATGTAAACAAAAGCTGAAGTGAGTGCGCAATGAAATCGGCACAGCAGCTCCAGTTCTTCTGAAAAATCGGCATAAAACATTTAAAGAGACAAAAGGATAAGGGGAGAAGAGAGAATGTGGATGTCATCGATAAAACATGGCGGCCTGACAGGTTTAAAGACAACATGGTCCCTTGGGAAAGTCATTTTTCCCATTACATTGATTGTATTTGTACTGCAATACACGCCCGTCCTGCCTTGGGTGATGGAAAAAATATCGCCCTTCATGAAGCTGATCGGCCTATCGGGTGACGCCGCCATTCCTCTGGTCCTCGGTAATTTCCTGAACCTGTACGCAGGGATAGCGGGTATCCTGTCGCTGGATTTGACCGTCAAGGAAGTCTTTATCATTGCGGTCATGCTGTCGTTTTCGCATAATCTGTTGATCGAATCGACGGTCGCCGCCAAAGTCGGCGTGAAAATCTGGCTGATTGTCACAGTGCGGATTGGACTCGCCCTCATCTCGGCAGTCGTCATCAACCTGTTATGGAAGGGCGGATCCGAGATGGCCCAATATGGCATGATGCCCCCGCAGCAGGCAGAGCCTGAGGGATGGGGAGAAATCCTTTTACTCGGTCTTGAAAAAGCGGGTTATGGTGTGCTTCAGCTGGCGCTGATCGTCATCCCGCTCATGGTCATCATCCAGATCATGAAAGACCTTGGATGGATGGAAGTCTTTTCACGCTGGCTCGCACCTGCGACACGTGCGCTCGGGATGAATGCCAACACGTCGACGACGATGGTGGCGGGACTCGTGATCGGCCTTGCCTATGGAGCCGGGGTCATGATCCAGGCGGTAAAAGAAGACGGCGTAAGCAAGAAGGACGTCACGATTGCCTTCATCTTCCTCGTTTCCTGCCACGCTGTCGTCGAGGATACGCTGATCTTCATTCCGCTTGGCATCCCGGTACTGCCGCTCCTGATCATCCGCCTTGTCACGGCGATTGTGTTGACGATGGTCGTTGCGTATTTCTGGAACCGCGCTGATGCAAAAAAAGAAAGGAAGAATCACTATGAGCAAAATTACAACAGTATTGTTTGACCTGGACGGAACACTGATCAACACAAATGATCTGATTATCTCTTCCTTCCTTCACACTCTGAATCATTACTATCCAGACCAGTACACCGAAAGAGATGTGCTGCCATTCATGGGTCCTCCATTAGAGGAGTCCTTTGGGGGACTGAACCCGGATAAAGTCGATGAAATGTGTGCCCATTACCGTGCATACAACCACGAGCACCATGACGATCTTGTCACCGAGTTTGAAGGTGTCTACGAAACCGTTGAAGCGCTGTACAAACAAGGCTATAAGCTCGCGATTGTATCGACGAAAGTGCGGGAAGTCGTCCTGAAAGGGCTTGATCTGATGAACCTGCGCCAGTTTTTCGATGTGGTGATCACACTCGATGAAGTGGAAAACGCGAAGCCTCATCCAGAGCCAATCGAGAAAGCGCTGATTGAATTAGGTGCTACACCCGGGGAAGCGATCATGGTCGGGGACAACCACCATGACATCCTGGCAGGAAAAAATGCGGGAGTCCTCTCGGCAGGTGTCGCATGGAGCGCCAAAGGCCGAGAGCATCTTGCCCATTATGAACCTGACTTCATGCTTGAAACGATGCCTGACCTATTAAAGGTGGTCGGAGTGCCGACAGCATGAGAAGAACGACACGCTACCCGGTAACAGGAGGCAATTCACTCTGGCATGTCTATAAAACCGTCCCGTTCTTGAAAGTCGTCAAAAACTTCATCGTCATCCAGGCAGCGCGCTACACCCCGTTCCTCGGAATGAAGAACTGGCTGTACAAAACGT
This window harbors:
- the lgt gene encoding prolipoprotein diacylglyceryl transferase, which translates into the protein MNQSIIPIDPIAFQLGPLQVHWYGVIIGVGIALGLYLAISESKRLGLHPDTFVDLLVWAIPIAILSARAYYVIFEWDYYSQNPGDIIKVWNGGIAIHGALIGSVITALVFAKIKGISFWKLADIAAPSIILGQAIGRWGNFMNQEAHGGEVTRAFLENLYLPQFIIDQMYINGTYYHPTFLYESLWNFAGFVLLLVLRRKVNLRRGELFLSYVIWYSIGRFFVEGMRTDSLMLTEFLRIAQVISLVLIVVAAALIIYRRKSGMARHAYSDKSNEEVNM
- a CDS encoding nucleoside recognition domain-containing protein; this encodes MWMSSIKHGGLTGLKTTWSLGKVIFPITLIVFVLQYTPVLPWVMEKISPFMKLIGLSGDAAIPLVLGNFLNLYAGIAGILSLDLTVKEVFIIAVMLSFSHNLLIESTVAAKVGVKIWLIVTVRIGLALISAVVINLLWKGGSEMAQYGMMPPQQAEPEGWGEILLLGLEKAGYGVLQLALIVIPLMVIIQIMKDLGWMEVFSRWLAPATRALGMNANTSTTMVAGLVIGLAYGAGVMIQAVKEDGVSKKDVTIAFIFLVSCHAVVEDTLIFIPLGIPVLPLLIIRLVTAIVLTMVVAYFWNRADAKKERKNHYEQNYNSIV
- the ppaX gene encoding pyrophosphatase PpaX — translated: MSKITTVLFDLDGTLINTNDLIISSFLHTLNHYYPDQYTERDVLPFMGPPLEESFGGLNPDKVDEMCAHYRAYNHEHHDDLVTEFEGVYETVEALYKQGYKLAIVSTKVREVVLKGLDLMNLRQFFDVVITLDEVENAKPHPEPIEKALIELGATPGEAIMVGDNHHDILAGKNAGVLSAGVAWSAKGREHLAHYEPDFMLETMPDLLKVVGVPTA